The Solicola gregarius DNA window ACAGGCAACGGTCGACGATCGACCGGCAACGGAGTCGCGGCTGCATCTTGTGGGTGTGACCCTCCTTCTCGACCCACCTCACCCCACCGTCCTCGAACAGCTTGGCGTGCTCACCACCGCGCAGGCCGAGTCGCTGTACAGCCGCTCGACGGTGCGTCGCAACATCGCCGGTTCGCGCTGGTCGCGGCCGGTCCGCGGCGTCGTCGTCGTGCACAACGGACCGCTGACGCCCGACCAGCGCGACTGGGTCGCCTTGCTGTCGTGTCCTCGTGGCTCCGCACTCGCGGGGCAGACCGCCCTGCGTTGGGATGGATTCGACGGCTTCGACGAACCGCAACCGCACGTCGTACTTCGCGAAGGAAATCGGCGCCCGCTCAATACCGACGTGGTCCCCCATTTCAGCACCATGCTCGAAGAACGAGATGTCCACCCACTGCTCCGACCGCGACGTACGCGAGTCGCGCGGAGCCTGGTCGACTTCGCCGCCTGGCAGGACAACCGGCGACGGGCACGCGCCATAGTGCTGAGCGGAGTTCAGCAGCGGCTCACCAACACGCACAATCTCCGCGACGCGCTGTCGCGACGCGGACCGTGCCGGCACCGTGCCCTGATCGTCCAGAGCATTCTCGACGCCGCGGGCGGGATCCAGTCGTTGCCGGAACGCGACTTCGACCTCATCCGTATCGATCGCGGACTCCCACCGCCCACGCGCCAGGCGGTCGCCCGGCGCAATGACGGGAAGTACTACCTGGACGTCGAGTGGCTCGAGTACGACACGGCGTGCGAGATTCACGGGATTCCGCATCTTCGCGTACCACAGTGGGATGCCGATCTCCTGCGCGCCAATGAGATCACGATCGTCGGCCCGAGGTTGATCATGTTCTCGTCGTACGCCGTACGCCATGAGCAGACCATCGTCGGCGACCAGCTCGAGCGAATGCTGGGTCGCGGTGGCTGGTCGCGTTGAGCCGGGCGGTCTGCCGTGCCGAGCCGGACCGATCTTTAGACGCTCCACCCGTATGTCGACCGTCAGGTCTAAGGATCCGTCACCGCTAGTCCGTCGGGCTCGCCGACCGCCACGTCTAAAGATCCGTCTTCACTGGCGCGGGTCGGTGCGCGCGCAGACGGATCTTTAGACGCAACGCCCGTATATCAACCGCGCCGTCTAAAGATCCGTCCGCCGAGGACCGCTACCGCTACGCCCGCTGCACGGCGCCGTGGTCGGCGGCCGCGGCGGCAACGGCCGCGTCCCGCGCGACGGCGGTCTCCGCCTCGGTGAGCGTACGGTCGGGGGCGCGGAACCGCAGCGCGTACGCGAGCGACTTGCTCCCTGCCGGTACGGGTTCGCCGGTGTACACGTCGAACAGCCGCACCGACTCCAGCAGGTCGCCGGCCCCGCGGCGCAACGCCTCCGCGACCGCGGCACTCGGCACGGCGACGTCGACGATCAACGCGACGTCCTCCTTCGCCACCGGGTAGTGCGACAGCGGCTCGGGGCGTACGACCTCTGTCGCCGCGGCGAGGAGCACGTCGAGGTCGATCTCTACCGCGGCCGCCCGCTCCGGCAGGTCGTACGCGCGCACGACCCGTGGGTGCAGCTCGCCCGCGTGGCCGATCGTCTCCCCACCGACACGGATCGCCGCACATCTGCCGGGGTGCCACGGTACGTACGCGTCGCCGGTCACCTCGATGTCGACCGCGAGGACCCGGGCGATCTGTCGTACGAGCGCGATGGCATCGGCCCAGGTCGCCGGCCGGGCGTCGCCCCACCAGCCCGCGGGTGAGCGATCACCCGTCAGCACGGCACCGAGATGCAACGGCTGCGCAGGCAGCGCGGCGTCGAGCTCGCGGATCTCGTCGGCGGACGGTCGCCGCGACACCGGCAGGATCGGCGCCGCCCGAGCGGCCTCGCCCGGCAGGAACACCGGCGCCAGCTCGTACAGCGCAAGGTCCGGCTGACCGCGGCCGGCATTGCGCGAAGCGGCGCGCAGCAGCAGCGGAAGTAGCGACGTGGTGAGTCCGGGCTCCTCCGTGGAGAGCGGGTTCTCGAGCTCGACGATGCGGCGGCGCGGATCGTCGGCGGCGAGGCCGAGCCTGTCCCAGTCGGCCGGACCCACGAACGGGAACGTCTTGACCTCGACGTAGCCGGCACCGGACGCTGCCCGGCCGACCCGACGACGCAGCCGTTGCTTCGCGGTGAGGCCACGCCCGGCCGGCGCGACCGGCAGCACCGACGGCACCTGGTCGTACCCGACGACTCGGATGACCTCCTCGACGAGGTCGTACGGGTCGGTCAGGTCGTAGCGCCAGGTCGGTGGCACGACGTGCAGGAGTCCGGTGTCGCCCTCGACCGCACAGCCGTTGGCGACCAGCGCGTCCACGACGGCCGAGCGGCCGATCTCGACTCCGGTCACCCGCTCGGGGAGGTCTTCGGGCAGCTCGATCACCGGCGGCTCGGGCACCGAGCCGACGACGGTGAGTCCGTCGTCGATGGTGCCGCCGCCGTGCTCGACCAGCAGCTCGGCGACCCGCTGCGCCGCCCGGGCACCGAGCGCCGGATCGACGCCGCGCTCGAAGCGTTTCGACGCCTCCGACGGCAGCTTGTGCGTCCGGGCGGTGTGCGCGATGCCGGTCGGCTCGAAGTACGCCGCCTCGATCACAATGTCGGTCGTCTCGGCGTGCAGCTCGGTGTTCTCGCCGCCCATGACGCCGGCGAGCCCGATCGGGCCGGAGTCGTCGGTGATGAGCAGGTCGGTCGCCGCGAGCGTACGCGCGACGCCGTCGAGCGTGGTGAGCTTGTCGCCTTCCTTCGCGCGGCGTACGACGATCGGGCCGGACAGCCGCTGCCCGTCGTAGCCGTGAATCGGCTGGCCGAGCTCGAGCATCACGTAGTTGGTGATGTCGACCGCGAGCGAGATGGGCCGCATGCCGGCCGCCTGGACGCGGCGGGCGATCCAGCTCGGCGTCGGCCGGCCCGGGTCGAAGCCGCTGACGGTACGTACCGAGAAGACGGGGCACGCATCGGGAGCCTCGACCACGACCGGGTACGCCTCCCCTTCGCCCGCGACCGCGATCGCGGCCGGATCGTCGAACCGCACCTCGTACGCGATCGCCGCGTCGCGCGCGACACCGCGCAGCGACAGCGCGTACGCACGGTCGGGGTTGACCTCGAGATCGAGCACCACGTCGTCGAGGCCGAGCAGGGCGATGGCGTCATCGCCCACCTGCCCCGCATCGGCTTCGAGCACCATGATGCCGTCGTGGTCGTCGCCGAGTCCGAGCTCGCGCGCCGAGCAGATCATGCCGTCGGAGACGTGCCCGTACGTCTTGCGAGCGGAGATCTCGAAACCCCCGGGCAGCACGGCTCCCGGTAGCACGGCGACGATCAGGTCGCCCTCGGCGAAGTTGTGCGCGCCGCAGACAATGCCGCGCGGCTCGTCCTCGCCGACGTCGACCTGGCACCACCGGACGGTCTTGCCGTTCTTGTGCTCCTCCGACTCGAACGACAGCACCCGCCCGACGACGAGCGGGCCGCGCACGTCGGAGGCGACGATCTCCTCGAGCTTGAGGTCGAAGGAGGTGAGCCGCGCAGCGAGTGCCTCGGCCGTCAGGCCGTCCGGCAGCGCGACGTACTCACGCAGCCAAGAGATGGGGACGCGCATCAGACCTCGATTCCGAAGGGGCGGGGGAAGCGGACGTCCCCGTCGAACAGGTCGCGGATGTCGGCGACACCGTGGCGGACCATCAGTGAGCGGTCGATGCCCATGCCGAACGCGAAACCGGTGTAGCGCTTAGGGTCGACGCCGCACGCGACCAGCACGCGCGGGTTGACGACTCCGCAGCCGCCCCACTCGATCCAGCCCTCGCCCCGGCACGTACGACACGTCGCGCGTGCGTCGGGCTCGTCGTCGCAGACGAAGCAGCGCAGGTCGAACTCCGCGCTCGGCTCGGTGAACGGGAAGTACGACGGGCGGAAGCGGGTCACGCTGACCGCGCCGAAGATGGACCGGGCGAAGTGGTCGAGCGTGCCCTTCAGATGTCCCATCGTGATGCCCTCGTCGACGGCGAGTCCCTCGACCTGATGGAACACCGGCGTGTGGGTCGCGTCCAGCTCGTCGGTACGGAACACCCTGCCCGGCGACACGACGTACAGCGGCGGCTCCCGGGTGAGCATCGCGCGCGCCTGCACCGGAGAGGTGTGCGTACGAAGCACCTTGGCGTCCGACGAAGGCGCGACCCAGAACGTGTCCTGGAGCGTACGCGCGGGGTGATCGGGCCCGAGGTTGAGCGCATCGAAGTTCAGCCACTCGGCCTCGACCTGCGGCCCCTCGGCGACCTCCCATCCCATGGCGACGAACACGTCCGCGATCCGCTCGTCGAGTGTGGTCACGGGATGCCTGGCCCCCACCGGGTCACGGTCGTACGCAAGCGTGACGTCGACGGCCTCGTCGACGAGCATCCGCGCCTCGGCCTCGATCTCCAACGCTTCGGTACGCGCGGCGAGCTCGGTCGAGACGGCCTTGCGCGCGGCGCCGATCCGCTGCCCGGCCGACTTGCGCTCCGCCGCCGGCATCGACCCGATCGACCGGTTCGCGAGTGCGAGCGGAGATCGGTCACCGGCGTGCTCCAGCCGCACCTGTTTGAGATCCTCGAGCGATCCTGCGCCCGCGATCGCCGTCAGCGCGGCGTCACGAAGCTCCTCGATCGTGCGGTCGTCGTCGGACATGCGGGCCTTCCATCGGCGGGTGGGTTCGCTGCCTGAGTCTAGAAACTCCGAGACACGCACCGCCACCGGGTTACTGCTCGTCCGGTCGCCTGCCTATTGCGCGTCGAGTATCTCGGGCTGGTTGACGGGCAGCCACACCGTGACCCGCGCTCCGCCACCGTCGGCGTCGCCGATGCCGACCTCACCATGGTGGCCCTCGACGATGCCCCGGACGATGTACAGACCGAGCCCGCTGCCGCCGCGCTCGCCGGACTTCCAGAAGCGGGTGAAGATGCGCGACCGCATCTCCGGCGGGATGCCCGGACCGTCGTCCTCGACCACGAGCACGGCACCGTCGCGATCGTCACGGGGCCGGCGCACGCTGATCCGCGCGGCGCCGCGGCCATGCCGCATCGCGTTCTCGACCACGTTCGTCACCAGCTGCGCGACGCGGTCCGGATCGGCCCAGATGGTCGCGACGTCGCCCTCCTCGTCGACGGCCAGCGGTTGACCGGTGCCCGCCGAGATACTGTCGAGTACGCCCTGCACCGTCTCTGCCAGCCGGATCGGCCGCGGCCGCAGCGTCAGCCGGCCCGAGTCGATTCGGGCGGCATCGAGCAGCTCGGTGATCAGCCGGCTCAGCCGGTTCGCGTCGTTGTCGATCGTCTCCAGCATCAGCTTGCGCTGATCGTCGCTGAACCGGTCCCACTTGCGCAGCAAGGTGGCGGTGAATCCCTTGACGCCGGTGAGCGGAGACCGCAGCTCGTGCGCGACCGTCGCGACCAGGTCGGAGCGGGTTCGGTCCTTCGCCGCACGGGCGCGGCCGTTGCGGATGCACATCACGACCCGCTGCACGGCGCCGCGCGGGCGCAGACGCTCCAGCGTGGCGGTGACCAGCAGCTCCGTGCCGTCGGGGGTGTACCAGCTACCCTCCGCGATGCGCGTACGGTTCGCGAACCCCTCGTACGGGCGGTGACACGCGTACCAGCTGTTGCCCTGCTTGTCGTCGAGTACGAGCACATCCGCGAGGTGCTTGCCGACCAGGTCGGACCGCGAGCTGCCCAGCAGCCGCTCGAGCGTGGTGTTGACCTCCGAGACGACGCCGT harbors:
- the pheT gene encoding phenylalanine--tRNA ligase subunit beta; translation: MRVPISWLREYVALPDGLTAEALAARLTSFDLKLEEIVASDVRGPLVVGRVLSFESEEHKNGKTVRWCQVDVGEDEPRGIVCGAHNFAEGDLIVAVLPGAVLPGGFEISARKTYGHVSDGMICSARELGLGDDHDGIMVLEADAGQVGDDAIALLGLDDVVLDLEVNPDRAYALSLRGVARDAAIAYEVRFDDPAAIAVAGEGEAYPVVVEAPDACPVFSVRTVSGFDPGRPTPSWIARRVQAAGMRPISLAVDITNYVMLELGQPIHGYDGQRLSGPIVVRRAKEGDKLTTLDGVARTLAATDLLITDDSGPIGLAGVMGGENTELHAETTDIVIEAAYFEPTGIAHTARTHKLPSEASKRFERGVDPALGARAAQRVAELLVEHGGGTIDDGLTVVGSVPEPPVIELPEDLPERVTGVEIGRSAVVDALVANGCAVEGDTGLLHVVPPTWRYDLTDPYDLVEEVIRVVGYDQVPSVLPVAPAGRGLTAKQRLRRRVGRAASGAGYVEVKTFPFVGPADWDRLGLAADDPRRRIVELENPLSTEEPGLTTSLLPLLLRAASRNAGRGQPDLALYELAPVFLPGEAARAAPILPVSRRPSADEIRELDAALPAQPLHLGAVLTGDRSPAGWWGDARPATWADAIALVRQIARVLAVDIEVTGDAYVPWHPGRCAAIRVGGETIGHAGELHPRVVRAYDLPERAAAVEIDLDVLLAAATEVVRPEPLSHYPVAKEDVALIVDVAVPSAAVAEALRRGAGDLLESVRLFDVYTGEPVPAGSKSLAYALRFRAPDRTLTEAETAVARDAAVAAAAADHGAVQRA
- the pheS gene encoding phenylalanine--tRNA ligase subunit alpha; its protein translation is MSDDDRTIEELRDAALTAIAGAGSLEDLKQVRLEHAGDRSPLALANRSIGSMPAAERKSAGQRIGAARKAVSTELAARTEALEIEAEARMLVDEAVDVTLAYDRDPVGARHPVTTLDERIADVFVAMGWEVAEGPQVEAEWLNFDALNLGPDHPARTLQDTFWVAPSSDAKVLRTHTSPVQARAMLTREPPLYVVSPGRVFRTDELDATHTPVFHQVEGLAVDEGITMGHLKGTLDHFARSIFGAVSVTRFRPSYFPFTEPSAEFDLRCFVCDDEPDARATCRTCRGEGWIEWGGCGVVNPRVLVACGVDPKRYTGFAFGMGIDRSLMVRHGVADIRDLFDGDVRFPRPFGIEV
- a CDS encoding sensor histidine kinase, which produces MELDALPDGVLVAAADGVVSEVNTTLERLLGSSRSDLVGKHLADVLVLDDKQGNSWYACHRPYEGFANRTRIAEGSWYTPDGTELLVTATLERLRPRGAVQRVVMCIRNGRARAAKDRTRSDLVATVAHELRSPLTGVKGFTATLLRKWDRFSDDQRKLMLETIDNDANRLSRLITELLDAARIDSGRLTLRPRPIRLAETVQGVLDSISAGTGQPLAVDEEGDVATIWADPDRVAQLVTNVVENAMRHGRGAARISVRRPRDDRDGAVLVVEDDGPGIPPEMRSRIFTRFWKSGERGGSGLGLYIVRGIVEGHHGEVGIGDADGGGARVTVWLPVNQPEILDAQ